A section of the Castanea sativa cultivar Marrone di Chiusa Pesio chromosome 12, ASM4071231v1 genome encodes:
- the LOC142619489 gene encoding MADS-box protein SVP-like has protein sequence MAREKIKIKKIDNVTARQVTFSKRRRGLIKKAEELSVLCDAEVALIIFSATGKLFEFSSSSMKEILERYHLHSNSLEKMDQPSLELQLENGNHIRLTKEVADKTNQLRQMRGEDLQGLNLDDLMKLEKVLEAGLNRVLESKEEKIMDEITTLEKKGSQLLEENKQLKQKMMMLSKGKRSGVVDSDIMIQEEGMSSDQSVTNVYSCNSGPPPEDDSSDTSLRLGLSLL, from the exons ATGGCGAGGGAGAAGATCAAGATCAAGAAGATTGACAACGTGACGGCAAGGCAGGTTACCTtttcaaagagaagaagaggacttATTAAGAAAGCTGAAGAGCTTTCTGTTCTCTGTGATGCCGAGGTTGCTCTCATAATTTTCTCTGCAACAGGAAAGCTCTTTGAGTTTTCCAGCTCAAG TATGAAGGAAATACTTGAAAGGTATCATCTGCACTCTAATAGCCTTGAAAAAATGGACCAGCCTTCTCTTGAACTGCAG CTGGAGAATGGTAACCACATCAGATTGACTAAGGAAGTGGCAGATAAGACCAACCAACTAAG GCAGATGAGAGGAGAGGATCTCCAAGGACTAAATTTAGATGACTTAATGAAATTAGAAAAAGTTCTTGAAGCAGGACTTAACCGTGTGCTTGAGTCTAAG GAAGAGAAGATTATGGATGAGATTACTACACTTGAAAAAAAG GGATCTCAGCTGTTGGAAGAGAACAAGCAACTAAAACAGAAG ATGATGATGTTGTCCAAGGGAAAAAGATCCGGTGTTGTGGACTCGGACATCATGATCCAAGAAGAAGGCATGTCATCAGATCAGTCTGTCACCAATGTCTATAGCTGCAACAGCGGTCCTCCTCCAGAGGATGATAGTTCTGATACATCTCTCAGATTAGG GCTTTCCCTTCTCTAA